Part of the Aquimarina sp. MAR_2010_214 genome is shown below.
AAGGAGACAAATAAATGACATCATAAAAAAATACGGCAGAGATTCTGATGAGCTAAAACAACATTGGAAAAAAATAGCTACTAAAGATTCGATTAGCCTAATAAAAGTTGAAAAAATACTGGATGAAAGAGGCTGGCTAAGTAAAGATATCATCGGCAATAGAGGAAATACTACCCTGTTTATGGTAATACAACATGCAGACTTAGAAGTGCAAGAAAAATATCTACCCATGATAAAAGAAGCTGTAAAGAAAGGAAATATACGGCCTGGCAGTTTAGCATTACTAGAAGACAGAATCGCTATACGTAAAGGGGATCAACAAATTTATGGGAGTCAAGTCGGGCGAGATGCAGAAACAGGTATATATTATATTTACCCACTACAAGATCCTGATCATGTAGACAAAAGAAGAGCAGAAGTTGGACTTGGGCCACTGCAGGACTATGTTTCTAGATGGGATATCATCTGGGATTCAGAAAAATATAAACAACAATTACCAGATTTAGAAAAAAAACTAAAAAAGTAATTAAAAAAACAGTTGTGCTTTTGAGATTTTTTAATTCGAAATTCGTCAATTCGATTTCTTCTACCATAGGAAGAAGTGTATCGAGCCCTTCGACACGCTCAGGATGACAAGAATTTTGAATTAAAAAAGCTATTCTCGATAGCTCTGCTGAACTTGTTGAAGTACAATTTTTCTCCATATCATCTCGAGCGTAGTCGAGAGGTCATTCCGAAAAACCACTCGAATTACTTTCATTTTCGGAAGAACAGGATAGTATGGTAATTAAAAAAAACCTCATCCAATAGTTAGGATTTGCAATCTGTGTTATCAAATTTATGAGCAATTTCTGGGTAACAAAAAAGCTACATAAGGCACTTATTTATAAAGAAATGAGATAGATTAGCGTGAAGGATAGTAGCGGCATCCTTTTTTCTATTTGCTTCCCTCTTTTTGCCTTAGCAACATGCATAAAGAATCAGAAAAAAGATATAGCGAATAGCCTGACCCATAGGGTCACGCCTCAAAATATGACATTAGTATTATAGAAAAGAATTACTTTACTTTGTAGGTAGATACCATTACACAAAAATCAATTTAATTTAAAAAAGCTTAATGCCTAAATTTCCATTTTACAAACAAGCAGAGTCGAAAGATTGTGGGCCTACTTGTATTAAGATTATCGCAAAACATTATGGAAGAGTTCTCAATACTCAAAAACTTAGATCATTAAGTGAAACCACCAGAGAGGGAAGTTCTCTTCTGGGGCTTAGTGATGCGGTAGAGGAAATAGGTTTTAGGTCCCTGGGGGTAAAACTTTCTTTAAGCAAATTAGACGAGGTACCTCTACCTTGTATTGTACATTGGAACAAAGTACATTATGTAGTCGTCTATAAAATTAAAACCTCACGAAAAGGCGAAATGACCATTTATGTCTCTGACCCTGCTCACGGATTGATTACCTATACAAAAGACGAATTTATAAAAGCATGGATCGGTAATAACGCCGACGAAAACACAGAAGAAGGTGTCGCCTTATTAGTAGAACCTACTCCCAATTTTTATAATGATAACCTGGATGAAGAGGATCAAAAATTTGGGTTTAAGTTTATATCCAAATATGTATTTAAATACAAAGCCTTTCTTTTTCAGCTGGCATTAGGTCTAGGTGCAGGAAGTTTATTACAACTTATTACTCCGTTTTTAACGCAAAGTATAGTCGATGTCGGGATCAAAAATCAAGATCTAAATTTCATATACCTTGTATTGATCGCAATGCTTTCTTTGTTTATTGGTAGAACATTAATCGATGTTTTAAGAAGTTGGATTTTACTCCATCTTAGTACACGTATTAATATATCGCTGATATCAGATTTCTTTATTAAGCTCATGAATCTGCCTATCTCCTATTTTGATGTAAAAATGACGGGGGATCTTTTACAAAGAATTAATGATCACAAGCGAATCGAGCAGATACTAACCATGTCTTCTTTAAACGTGCTATTCTCGATGGTTAATCTTATCGTATTTAGTATCGTTTTGATCTATTATAGCGTTCCTATTTTTGGTATTTTTGCAATAGGAAGTACGTTCTATTTTGCATGGATACTTGTGTTCTTTAAAAAACGTAAAAAACTGGATTACAAACGCTTTTCGCAGATTAGTGAAGAGCAAAGTAAGGTTATCGAACTGGTAAATGGTATGCAGGAAATAAAACTGCATAATGCCGAAAAAAGAAAACGATGGAACTGGGAGTTTGTACAGGCAAAACTGTTTAGAATATCTATTGAGAGTCTAGCTCTGGAGCAGTACCAAAGTGTAGGTTCTTCTTTTATTAATGAATTAAAAAACATTCTCATTACGGTTTTCTCTGCAAAACTGGTTATAGATGGTGATATCACATTAGGTATGATGCTGGCGATTACAGCCATCGTAGGGCAATTAAATGCACCTATCTCTCAATTAATTAATTTCCTAAGAGAACTACAGGATGCACAAATCTCTTTAGAACGTCTGGGAGAAATTCATAATAAAGAAGATGAAGAGCATCCTGGTGATGAAAAGATTAGAGATATCTCGGCAAACTCAGGTTTTGAAATCAAAAATCTTAGTTTTAGATATGTTGGAGCTGATAAACCCGTTTTAGAAGACCTGAATCTTTCTATTCCCGCTAATAAAATCACAGCTGTTGTTGGGGTTAGTGGTAGTGGAAAAACAACACTAATGAAGCTCCTTCTTAAGTTTTATGAGCCGGATGAAGGACAGATTTTTATTGGCTCTCATGATTTACATAATGTATCCCAAAAAGCATGGAGAGATCAATTTGGTGTGGTGATGCAGGAAGGGTATATTTTTAATGATACTATTGCTAATAATATTGCAGTAGGAGAAGATTATCTGGATAAGAAAAAATTAGCACATGCAGTCGATGTTGCTAATATCAAAGAGTTTATCGAATCACTCCCTCTTTCTTATAATACCAAAATAGGGATGGAAGGTGTAGGATTAAGTACCGGACAAAAACAAAGGCTGTTTATAGCTCGGTCGGTATATAAAAACCCTAAATATTTGTTCTTTGATGAAGCCACTTCTGCTCTTGATGCCAATAATGAAAAGGTAATCATGGAAAAACTGGATACCTTCTTTAAAGACAAAACTGTAATGGTGATTGCACATCGATTGAGTACCGTAAAAAATGCACACCAGATTGTTGTTTTAGATAAGGGTAAAATTGTAGAAGTAGGAAATCATGAATCACTAATCAAAGAGAAAGGAAACTATTATCACCTAGTTAAAAATCAACTCGAATTAGGAAAATAATACTTGAATTAATAATTACGAATTGAGAATTACGAATTAGATGAAAAAAGAAAATGTTGTTCAAACCAAAAGTTATGAATTTGCATTATTATGTATCCGTTGTGCATTTAGAAATTAATAGCATAAAAAAGCGTCAATTCGAATGGTTTTTCGGAATAGAATGAAGAAAAATTGTATCGAGAATAGCTTTTTTGATTCAAAATTCTCGTCATCCTGAGCGTGTCGAAGGGCTCGATACACTTCTTCCGCTGGTCGAAGCACTCGAATTGACGAATTTTGAATTAAAAAATCTCAAATGCACAACGGTTATGTGTATTAAATTATATCAAAACTGTATCGTACATAACAAAATTGAATGTTATAGAAATGAGTTGGTTTATCATTCCGACTGATTTAGTCCGGTGCAAAAAATGGATTCCAGTCTACACTGGGATGACAAATAATTATTAAATTAAAAAAATCGCAATACATAATTAAATATTATGCCAGACACTTTAGACGAAATACAATTACGTAGTGAAGAAGTACAGGAAATCCTAACCAGGGTTCCGCATTGGATGATACGATGGGGAAATCTCTTGATTTTGGTATTGGTACTACTGTTATTATTTCTTTCCTGGCTGGTTAAGTATCCCGATGTGATACCTGCAGAAGCGATTATCACTACTCGAATACCACCGCAAAAAGAATATGCCCAAACTAATGGTAAAATTGAATCTCTATTTGTTAAAGACAATCAAATTGTACCCAAAAATACTCCCCTGGCAATATTAGAAAGCAGTGCTAATTATAAAGATGTGTTTTTGCTTAAATCTATTGTAGATACCATCAAAGTAAATACTAAATCATTCACATTTCCTATTGATGAGTTACCGGTTTTATTCCTGGGAGATATCGAAACCAGCTATGCCATATTCGAAAATAGCTATTCTGAGTATATCCTAAATAAAGAATTACAGCCTTTCTCTAATGAAGCTATTGCAAATCAAACCTCTTTATCAGAACTCTACAGACGCCTAGAGAGTCTAAAGGCTCAAAAAAAGCTTGGTAAAGCCGAACTGGAATTTAAACGAAAAGAGCTTCAGCGTCAAAAAAACTTATTTAAAAAAGGGGTAATCTCTGCACAAGAATTCGAAAGTAAAGAGCTCGATTATCTACGAACTAAACGTAATTATGAAAATAACGACGTGCAACTATCTCAAATTAACGAGAGTATTAGTAACGCTACCAAAACGTCTAAAGGTACAGAGATTAACAAGAGAAAAGAAGAAATTAACCTGTTTAAAAAAGTGTTACAGTCCTTTGGGCAATTAAAGAAAACCATTAAAGACTGGGAGTTGCAATACGTGCTTAAATCTGATATCGAAGGTCGTGTTTCTTTCCTTAATTTTTGGACAGAAAATCAAACCGTAGCCCTGGGAGATCTTGTTTTTATTATTGTCCCTTCAGAATATTCTTCTTATCTGGCAAAAATCAAAGCTCCTTCTCAAAATTCGGGAAAAATAAAAGTGGGACAAACTGCTAATATTAGATTAGAAAATTTCCCTGATGATGAATTTGGAACCTTGAAAGGTAAAGTAAAACACATCTCCCTGTTACCAGATAAAGATGGGTTATATCTTATTGATGTTGAATTGCCCGAAAAACTAATTACTACCTATGACAAAGAAATTCCTTTTAAACAAGAAATGAGAGGTGTTGTAGAAATTGTTACCGAAGATCTTCGGCTTATTGAGCGTTTCTTTTATCAGTTTAGAACATTAATGGATAAGTAAAAGATATTTACAATTTTAAGTAATCAAGTTTGACATAAGAAAACTAAGTCAGTTCTAAAAAAACAGATAAAAATTATATCCATTGAAAGGAAATGACGAAAGATAAACTGAACCCTCCATGTCTGGTCGAGTGATTTTTCGCAATATCCTCTCGACTACGCTCGAGATGACATGGAGAAAAATTGTATCGAGATCCAATTGTGGTAATACCCCTTATTGCATCTCGATACAATTTTATCAACCGCTATCACTACTGATAAAATCACTCGATGAGACGTAAGAGTATAAAAATCAACAAGCCAAATAATCTGTCAATAGTGTTTTCTTACGTCGAACTCAGATTTTAAGTAAATTATACGTCTACTTCTTCTGATATTTCTCCCTGAGTAGAATTAACCTCTTCTGAAACTTCTTCCTGAGAAGGGTTTACTTCTTCTAATATTTCTTCCTCAACAGAATCAACTTCTTCTGATATTTCTTCTTGAGAAGAACTAACTGCTGCTGCTTTAGGTTGGGCTTTTTCAAGTTGTTCCTCCTCACCTGAGAAATAAGGAAACACATCCATGATAGGAGATTCTGAAATTGCCGGTACTGTATAATCACTAACAGAATCCTTCATCATACTAATGGTATTATCATAGGCTTCTTTTACATCATTAGCCTGTACTAATAAGTACATACTCGACTTTCTTTCTTTACCACTTTCTTCATCATAAGAAACTAAGGCTACTTTTGATTTAAACCATCGATCAGAATTTTCAAAAGGATGGATCTCGGCAAAATTTGCAATCTTAATATTCGTGATTTTAAATTCTTCACTAATATATGCTGACATTTCTTCGTTGATTCTGGTTTCAGCTTCTGTATAGGATAAAGCATCTACCAAATAAGGTTCTGTAGTAACTTTCTGTACTCCAGAATCATCTATTTTTCTATACTTTACTTTACATTCATACCAAGTAGTGCTCATATCTTTTTTTTTAGGATGGCAAATATATATTTTTAAAAAAGTGATAGCTATGAATACCTATAATAGATATTCACAATTTTAAAATTCTATCTCTTTTTGATATGTCGGTCCTGTTATCTAAGCCGAAAACAGTAAACTAAAAGAATAGCTTAAAAAACAAAAAACTTGTTCTCTTAATTTGTGGATACTAATAAGTTAAAAACTGATTTTAATTAATCTATTTTTCTTTTTAGAAAGCACTTCTATAATAAATTCATTTTTTGAAATCTCAATCAATCTACCATTTCTATAATCGACTTCAAGTTCATCCTCCCCAACTTTGTTCGTGTCAAAAATAGCATCTTTGCTAACCGTACCGTTATCATCACTAATTTTATAAGTCATTAAGTACCCTCCATAACCTCCAATATGCAAGTGAGGAACCTTATTTAAAGGAAGTTCTATGTTTTTTATATTATCCAGGAAAATTAAATGGTGATTATCATTGCTTAAAAAATAAGTAAAAGACAACTCTTTACGTGTTTCTTCTTTACCTCTTTTCTGTTTTTTTGGTAATTTTTTCATCCACAACAAATCCCCTTTATTGTCTAGTTTTGTGATTAACATATCATGATAATGTTGCCTGAATCTTCCTTTATATTCTGTTTCAAAAAACTGTTCACCAATTAGTGTAATGCCTGTATCATTTATACCCAAATATTGAGGTGTCAAGTTTGTAAACTCAGCTTCGTTCTTACTTTCTTTTTCCTTTAACTTTTTCCTTGTCTTGTCACTTTCGTATTGTTTTAAAATACTCGTAGGAATTTCATGTGCTTTTTTGTAAATCAAATCACCACCTTTATCAAATCTAAATATAAAAACACCATCAGTATCATTACTAATATATCTTTCTTTGACATTGCCTTGTGTGTAAAAACCTGTAACAGTAAGTTCTCCTGTTTTATTTAGATGCATATTGGCTGCATTGATATATTTATCATCCAAACCTAAGGTTAATGTACTTTCTGAATCTTTAGAAATTTTAACGACTTCTAAATGGTAATTTTCAGCTCCATCTTTTCCTCTTTTTTTATCCTTCTTACTATTATCATGAAATATTTTTGATAGTATGTACACATCTCCATATGTACTTACTTTATAATCAATAATTCTCGTTTTGGTCTCTGAATACGGCATTTTATATTCTTTAGACCATATTTCTTTCAAATTTTGATCAAAAACATGTAGCTTAATTAATTCAAAACTTTTTTTATTGTTTTTGATCTTTGGTATTTTTGTATAC
Proteins encoded:
- a CDS encoding HlyD family secretion protein, with translation MPDTLDEIQLRSEEVQEILTRVPHWMIRWGNLLILVLVLLLLFLSWLVKYPDVIPAEAIITTRIPPQKEYAQTNGKIESLFVKDNQIVPKNTPLAILESSANYKDVFLLKSIVDTIKVNTKSFTFPIDELPVLFLGDIETSYAIFENSYSEYILNKELQPFSNEAIANQTSLSELYRRLESLKAQKKLGKAELEFKRKELQRQKNLFKKGVISAQEFESKELDYLRTKRNYENNDVQLSQINESISNATKTSKGTEINKRKEEINLFKKVLQSFGQLKKTIKDWELQYVLKSDIEGRVSFLNFWTENQTVALGDLVFIIVPSEYSSYLAKIKAPSQNSGKIKVGQTANIRLENFPDDEFGTLKGKVKHISLLPDKDGLYLIDVELPEKLITTYDKEIPFKQEMRGVVEIVTEDLRLIERFFYQFRTLMDK
- a CDS encoding DUF6624 domain-containing protein; protein product: MKKIIFLLVLVLVFSCKQQKKEVKTEITFKELTVEEKAQYAALKNEAWKLYQSKDYLQSAKKYSEAFGISGYHGNTSDTYNAACSWALTKEIDSALVHLLRIAKRGEYTNYSHITTDSDLSILHSDKRWNQVLALVKANKEKAEINFDKPLVALLDTIYQDDQGPRRQINDIIKKYGRDSDELKQHWKKIATKDSISLIKVEKILDERGWLSKDIIGNRGNTTLFMVIQHADLEVQEKYLPMIKEAVKKGNIRPGSLALLEDRIAIRKGDQQIYGSQVGRDAETGIYYIYPLQDPDHVDKRRAEVGLGPLQDYVSRWDIIWDSEKYKQQLPDLEKKLKK
- a CDS encoding DUF4494 domain-containing protein codes for the protein MSTTWYECKVKYRKIDDSGVQKVTTEPYLVDALSYTEAETRINEEMSAYISEEFKITNIKIANFAEIHPFENSDRWFKSKVALVSYDEESGKERKSSMYLLVQANDVKEAYDNTISMMKDSVSDYTVPAISESPIMDVFPYFSGEEEQLEKAQPKAAAVSSSQEEISEEVDSVEEEILEEVNPSQEEVSEEVNSTQGEISEEVDV
- a CDS encoding peptidase domain-containing ABC transporter, which encodes MPKFPFYKQAESKDCGPTCIKIIAKHYGRVLNTQKLRSLSETTREGSSLLGLSDAVEEIGFRSLGVKLSLSKLDEVPLPCIVHWNKVHYVVVYKIKTSRKGEMTIYVSDPAHGLITYTKDEFIKAWIGNNADENTEEGVALLVEPTPNFYNDNLDEEDQKFGFKFISKYVFKYKAFLFQLALGLGAGSLLQLITPFLTQSIVDVGIKNQDLNFIYLVLIAMLSLFIGRTLIDVLRSWILLHLSTRINISLISDFFIKLMNLPISYFDVKMTGDLLQRINDHKRIEQILTMSSLNVLFSMVNLIVFSIVLIYYSVPIFGIFAIGSTFYFAWILVFFKKRKKLDYKRFSQISEEQSKVIELVNGMQEIKLHNAEKRKRWNWEFVQAKLFRISIESLALEQYQSVGSSFINELKNILITVFSAKLVIDGDITLGMMLAITAIVGQLNAPISQLINFLRELQDAQISLERLGEIHNKEDEEHPGDEKIRDISANSGFEIKNLSFRYVGADKPVLEDLNLSIPANKITAVVGVSGSGKTTLMKLLLKFYEPDEGQIFIGSHDLHNVSQKAWRDQFGVVMQEGYIFNDTIANNIAVGEDYLDKKKLAHAVDVANIKEFIESLPLSYNTKIGMEGVGLSTGQKQRLFIARSVYKNPKYLFFDEATSALDANNEKVIMEKLDTFFKDKTVMVIAHRLSTVKNAHQIVVLDKGKIVEVGNHESLIKEKGNYYHLVKNQLELGK